A window from Toxoplasma gondii ME49 chromosome IX, whole genome shotgun sequence encodes these proteins:
- a CDS encoding hypothetical protein (encoded by transcript TGME49_267750), giving the protein MADSKDAFERGRGTLLAAVPSAEDASATEESSGKAAESDPPRRTPASSETSTTPSREVSSASPTPVRVREAETDQQERQTQKGGDAEHHRQEGRWTRDAETGAPDGACRAAAPPESADHRERTAPQNEAFSVEELARSVTLREREVNERDGPGGGWVSRCSGLDSPAIKGEDRENSRAETPSEETDGPLQRGGSRKLAREMAAAKQVSSRHRVGDLEDDDDAPDVFMPATSSVARRRQGWPSRLSLQEKLRCLLAAAGGRFRQGLSFTEPRLAPSGGGEDAGTQREKRPAHASSPSVLSRETIAKTKEEKEETRRRRVDETSLGRKAETPSPTDRPVQSASGRQLMSASPGARRRGGAEEETREQSVLGDGNDGEGGAAGARDNSEKQEAGRPRGASADALAVRSGHEACEEDAFFSLEDCFDEDHSVSLSAVRRDAERLAKYQEALEKILVYPQGAGVGDARSPHAACLPELTTLANLRRYQERKELSFSSDESASLPSPSCELLADVQKSRKQSPSSLSSPPAPCASDPPPSALCSSASESPPVCSVETVSVAVPSETGVSAVWGAAEGRVEALRGRLASRLEDLHRKKVPLSHALVFSEDPVLRLALSLASLDMRNVHVVVINPEAAEHAQRLAATFSVDSHIEVFSGVESLFAHWVALKEKCFSFYLSTSDFLKQDSPRNTSPQAGHSNSLPSSSSSSSSSSSSSSSSSSSLSSSSSSLSASFSPSVGLSGRSGARREAFLGGSGGTSFSLEAAGEVPNEEESVHTGRFDERHEKQEVSGETKGSLLPHRDEESAEKAAAERWCAWAMRRLVEEFWVYVHLHKYRVVIIDDGSHVGHLASAKGVDLLSSFVKNNSCPSCTAILPRRVRTWVTLSSFPPPHLLLSAATPVSCAPARAASPACRASPESATETPAVDARSRHEASKSWTKRKAAERSRKEETPVVASVSSSTRSGLAAHAALFFSPQRRLLFSPLLSAEVLSLSNTWGVSESLRLRHAVGRRVLRKQTKEATDREESVDARRSCEGGEPRVLEKSEQGELAELALRASPRTSFLSPTSAADPRGASETGLRGRQRRTFDRGGEREKSGDTSGEEGEDLVYHVEENGQLAGFLFTTQVILDQVKKPFQLLPAVGKERVLDLDTDVEPQIQRHIYIYIYKYTNI; this is encoded by the exons ATGGCGGACAGCAAGGACGCCTTTGAACGCGGCAGAGGAACACTGCTCGCAGCAGTTCCCTCTGCCGAAGATGCAAgtgcgacagaagagagctCCGGAAAAGCCGCGGAGTCCGACCCCCCCCGAAGGACTCCGGCCTCTTCAGAGACGTCTACCACACCGAGTCGTGAAgtctcttccgcgtcgcCAACTCCTGTTCGAGtccgagaagcagagacagaccagcaggagagacagacgcagaaaggaggagacgcggaacaCCACAGGCAGGAAGGCCGTTGGACGCGCGACGCGGAGACTGGCGCCCCGGACGGCGCCTGCAGAGCTGCTGCTCCGCCGGAAAGCGCGGATCACCGAGAAAGGACGGCTCCGCAGAATGAGGCGTTCAGTGTGGAGGAACTCGCCAGGAGCGTGACtctgcgggagagagaagtcaacgagagagacggtcCAGGAGGAGGATGGGTGTCGCGCTGCTCTGGCCTGGACAGCCCAGCAATCAAaggcgaggacagagagaactcgagagcGGAGACGCCTTCGGAGGAGACCGACGGACcgctgcagagaggcggcTCGCGGAAACTCGCAAGAGAGATGGCGGCGGCCAAGCAGGTCTCCAGCAGACACCGTGTGGGCGACCTggaggacgacgacgacgcTCCCGACGTCTTCATGCCAGCTACTTCGTCT gtcGCTCGTCGCCGCCAAGGCTGGCCTTCGCGTCTTTCGCTGCAAGAAAAACTGCGGTGTCTCTTAGCAGCTGCGGGAGGGAGGTTTCGACAGGGTCTCTCCTTCACAG AGCCGCGTCTGGCGCCGTCGGGAGGCGGGGAAGACGCAGGTACGCAGCGCGAGAAACGCCCTGCGCAtgcgtcctcgccttcggtGCTGAGCCGCGAGACAATCgcgaagacaaaggaggagaaggaggagacgcgccgccGCAGAGTCGACGAGACCAGTTTggggaggaaggcagagacgccgagtcCTACCGACAGGCCTGTCCAAAGCGCGTCGGGGAGACAGCTGATGTCGGCGAGTCCCGGGGCGCGACGACGAGGtggagccgaagaagaaacgagagagcagTCCGTCTTGGGCGACGGAAATgatggagaaggaggagccgCTGGAGCTCGAGACaacagcgagaagcaggaggcggGTCGTCCTCGGGGTGCGTCTGCAGACGCCCTGGCTGTGCGGAGTGGCCATGAGGcatgtgaagaagacgcgttcttttctctcgaggacTGCTTCGACGAAGATCACAGCGTTTCCCTCTCCGCAGTCAGGAGGGATGCAGAGCGCCTCGCCAAGTACCAAGAAGCTCTGGA gaAAATTCTTGTCTATCCGCAAGGCGCGGGTGTAGGCGACGCGCgttcgccgcatgcagcgtgTCTGCCGGAGCTGACGACTCTGGCAAATCTTCGTCGATatcaggagagaaaagagttgtctttctccagtgacgagtctgcttctcttccctccccGTCCTGCGAACTCCTCGCGGACGTccagaagtcgaggaaacagtcaccttcttctttgtcttctcctcctgctccGTGTGCCTCGGATCCTCCGCCTTCCGCGCTCTGCTCTTCCGCCTCCGAGTCGCCACCAGTCTGTTCGGTGgagactgtctccgtcgctgtcCCCTCGGAGACAGGGGTGTCTGCGGTGTGGGGTGCCGCGGAAGGGCGCGTGGAGGCCCTGCGGGGTCGGCTGGCGTCTCGTCTCGAGGACTTGCACAGGAAGAAAGTGCCTCTCTCGCATGCATTGGTGTTCTCCGAGGACCCTGTCCTCCGCCTGGCTCTGAGCTTGGCGTCGCTCGACATGCGAAACGTCCACGTCGTCGTG ATCAATCCGGAAGCAGCGGAGCACGCGCAGCGGCTGGCGGCGACGTTCTCGGTGGACTCGCACATCGAAGTCTTTTCCGGTGTCGAGTCGCTCTTCGCGCATTGGGTTGCGCTGAAAGAAAAATGTTTCTCTTTCTACTTATCCACCTCAGACTTCCTCAAACAAGATTCCCCACGGAACACATCTCCGCAAGCTGGGCATTCGaattctctcccttcttcctcttcttcgtcttcttcctcttcttcgtcttcttcctcttcttcctcttctttgtcttcttcctcttcttctctctctgcttctttctcgccttctgtcggGCTGTCAGGCCGTAGCGGAGCTCGTCGCGAGGCCTTCCTGGGTGGATCTGGGGGGACaagtttctctctggaggcTGCAGGCGAGGTGCCGAACGAGGAGGAAAGCGTACACACCGGGCGGTTCgacgagagacacgagaaacaagaagtctccggagagacgaagggctctctgctgcctcacagagacgaggaaagtgCCGAGAAAGCCGCGGCAGAGAGATGGTGTGCCTGGGCTATGCGGCGGCTCGTCGAGGAATTctgggtgtacgtacacctgcaCAAGTACCGCGTTGTGATCATCGACGACGGCAGCCACGTAGGCCATCTGGCGTCAGCGAAAGGCGTGGATTTGCTCAGTTCCTTCGTCAAAAATAACTCTTG TCCGTCGTGTACGGCCATTCTCCCGCGTCGCGTGCGAACCTGGGTGACTCTGTCGAGTTTTCCGCCGCCtcacctgcttctctctgcggcgactcctgtctcctgcgccCCTGCGCGCGCAGCCAGTCCGGCATGCCGGGCGTCTCCAGAATccgcgacggagacgcctgCGGTCGACGCGCGTTCCCGTCACGAGGCGAGCAAGTCGTGGACTAAGCGGAAGGCCGCGGAGAGGTCtaggaaggaggaaacgccCGTCGTCGCCTCGGTGTCTTCCTCTACGAGGAGCGGCTTGGCTGCTCACGCTGCGCTGTTTTTTTCGCCGCAACGCagacttctcttctcacctcttctctcggctgAGGTTCTGTCGCTCTCCAACACATGGGGCGTTTCCGAAAGCCTTCGCCTGCGACATGCAGTGGGGCGTAGGGTGCTGCGAAAGCAAACGAAGGAAGCAACGGACAGGGAAGAGTCCGTCGACGCAAGGAGAAGCTGCGAAGGTGGAGAGCCTCGTGTCCTCGAGAAGTCGGAGCAAGGTGAACTCGCTGAACTCGCACTGCGCGCGTCGCCTCGcacctcctttctctctccgacttCGGCTGCGGATCCGCGAGGCGCAAGCGAAACTGGTTTGCGCgggcgacagcgaaggacCTTCGACAGGggtggcgagagagagaagagcggagacacatccggagaagaaggcgaagacctCGTCTACCACGTAGAAGAAAATGGACAACTTGCTGGATTCCTTTTCACAACGCAGGTCATTCTTGATCAGGTGAAAAAACCTTTTCAACTGCTTCCTGCTGTGGGGAAAGAACGCGTTTTGGATCTCGACACAGATGTAGAGCCACAGATACagagacatatatatatatatatatataaatatacaaatatatag